A genomic window from Chiloscyllium punctatum isolate Juve2018m chromosome 50, sChiPun1.3, whole genome shotgun sequence includes:
- the LOC140469983 gene encoding cyclic AMP-responsive element-binding protein 1-like encodes MACDAVKISQILDREAGVQFTVCQEIDEEKSEAETVSTITTTTMQTPIYQTSSGQYIAITQGGAIQLGNNGTDEVQGLQTLTMTNVATAKVGAAIIQYAQSPDGLQIFVPGSQVVVQGAAGDVQTYQIHTTPNSTADQGMVMASSPVLQSQPQNAEETTRKGEICLMKNRETARECRCKMKEYVKCLENWVAILENQIEREGVQSGQKQHETRTGKTLKVNRKPQKSYKEK; translated from the exons ATGGCTTGTGATGCGGTGAAAATATCCCAAATCCTCGACCGAGAGGCGGGCGTTCAATTCACAG TGTGCCAAGAAATCGATGAGGAGAAATCAGAAGCAGAGACTGTCTCAACCATTACTACAACGACGATGCAGACACCGATCTATCAGACTAGCAGCGGACAATACATTGCTATTACACAGGGGGGAGCAATTCAGCTGGGCAACAATGGTACAGATGAAGTGCAAGGGCTCCAGACACTAACAATGACCAACGTAGCTACAGCCAAGGTTGGAGCAGCCATTATACAGTATGCACAGAGCCCTGATGGACTGCAAATCTTTGTGCCGGGCAGCCAAGTGGTTGTACAAGGTGCTGCTGGAGATGTCCAAACCTATCAGATTCATACAACTCCTAACTCCACTGCTGACCAGGGAATGGTTATGGCATCTTCCCCAGTCCTGCAAAGCCAGCcccagaatgctgaagaaaccacTCGTAAAGGTGAGATCTGCCTCATGAAAAACAGGGAAACAGCTCGAGAGTGCCGTTGCAAGATGAAAGAGTATGTGAAATGCTTGGAGAATTGGGTTGCTATTCTGgaaaatcaaattgaaagagaaggtgtacaaagtggccaaaaacagcatgaaactagaactgggaaaacgTTAAAGGTCAACCGAAAGCcacaaaagagctataaagaaaagtaa